The genomic region TATGGGAGGGTAAGAGCGGATGAATATGAACGAACGAATTGCAGCGTGGAATGAGGAAGCACAGGAGTGCAACTGCGGTCATCAACATCGAAAAGTGGATATGCTGATTCATCTGGAAGCTGGGGCCATTCAGAGGTTACCAGGTTACTTGTCTGAGCGAGAATATGATCGGGTGACGGTTGTTTATGATCGACATACATTACGGGCCGCCGGGTCTGATGTCCTGAGCAGTATACGGGAAGCGGGAATTCATGTGGATGAGATCGCTCTGCCGGAGAATCGTACGGGTGATATCGTTGCGGATGAAGCGGCTATTGTACAGGTCATGTTGGGTGTGAATCTGGAAAGTCAGGCTGTGATCGCCGTGGGTTCAGGTACCATTCATGATTTGGTGCGATTTGTATGTTCCAAAATGAACAAGCCATTTCTGTCCATACCGACAGCGGCTTCAGTGGATGGGTTTACCTCTGCAGGTGCGCCCTTAATTGTAAGCGGAGTCAAACGGACCTTTCAGGCTGTTCCGCCTGAGGCCATCTTTGCTGATATGAATATCCTGGAGCAAGCTCCCCAAGTCATGACGGCTGCCGGATTCGGAGACATGCTTGGCAAATATACTTCCCTTGCAGACTGGATTGTTTCTCGTGATCTGGGTGGGGAACCGTTCTGTCCGGTCGCTTATCGGATGACAGAAGAAGCACTGAACAGCTGTATAGACCATGTGCAAGCGATTGCTGAAGGACGAGCTGAGGGAGTAGCTGTATTAATGGATGCGCTGATCGTTTCCGGCATTTCCATGCTGATCATTGACCATTCCCGTCCGGCATCCGGAGGTGAGCACCATCTGTCCCACATCTTGGAGATGGATCTGATGCAAGCGGGTGACAGACCGGTTCTGCATGGTGCCAAAGTTGGCGTAGCTTGTGCATTACTTACTGTAAAATATAAAGAACTGGCACAGACATCGGGCGAGCCTGTGTTTGGAATATATGACCATTTGCCAGAGGCTGCTCAGCTTATCGAATGGTTGGAACAAGTAGGCGGACCTGTGACTATTGAACAATTGGGTGTAACCTCGGAGATGGTGGAGCATGCGTTCACAACAGCGCATACGCTTCGTCCTCGATATACCGGTTTGAAATATATCAACGAAGTGCTGAACACAAGGTAAGGATGACTTTTCATGAATAACGGTCTTCTTGCGTTGTATAAGCTTGGCTTGTAGAGGGCTATAATGGCTCTGTTTGGAAGCAGAAGGCAGAGAAGGGGAGATTATCTGACATTACCGACAGAAGAGCCAGGAGAGTGCTTCAGGTTCGGGAGAGAAGGGATACCGTTTATTTAAAAAGGCTCTGGTCTCCTTCAGGGAGAGCAGAGCCTTTTGGCTGTTCGCTTATTTAGTTGTTGCGACGATCTTTCAAGATGACATCTGCGAACAAAATAGTTTTCGGGATGCGGAAAAATTGCTCCGCTTGTTCCTGAAACGCAGCAGAAGGCAGCGTTCCCTGATGCAGCCATTTGCGGAAAGTGCCGGGATGAACCCCGATCCAGTGGCTGACATCTGTCACCGACAAATCATGGACCATACACAAGCCTGTCAAAATACGGTTACTAACCGGAGAACGGGTCACCGTACGCTTCATGAAGCGAGATGACTCGGGTTGACATATGACAGGGCTATTACGGACCACTTCTTCATTGAAGAGAATATGACGCGGGTAGCCGAGTAGTTGGCAAGTTTTGTCCAAATTGGTACTGCCGGGTATCCGTCCTTCGTACACCCACGCACTGACACTGCGTGAAGAGATGGAGAGGTCTTCAGCGAGCTGGGACAACTTGATATCATTGGCCATCAGCACGGCAAGAAGAACACGATTGCGGATTTGACAGCGTGTCGGTTTACGGAATCGTTTAACACGGACGCCTTTTCCCAAGTATTTACGGTTGATCAGAGACCACGCCTGGATGGAATGTTGTTCTGGTTGATTAGGCATATTTCCTCCGATTTTTTTTAACCAAATACTACAATAAACAACGGGGTACTTTCAAGTGCCGGGTTTACCGGTTACAAATGCGTCAATGCGTCAATTCACGATAAAGAGGGAACTACGAACTAGACCATGCGCAATTCACATCCTAGTATATTCCTAGATTACAATGTTTCACTAAAAATGAGGGAACAATTAGAACAGGATTAAAAATAATATAGTTCTAATTACTCATTGATAGGTCTAAAGAACTTTTATCTAATTTTTGTTGATATGATGCGGTTTATTTCCCTGAATTCCCCAATAACATGTTGATTTTCGTTGCCCGGTTGCAAAGAGGATGTGCACAAATCTGAAATGATAAATCCGCAAGTTCAGCATGACATGTGACCTGTCAAATCTCTTACTCTTACATATATTGTAGGGTACTCAAGTGTAAGGGAGAGGTGAGGAACGTGAATCTATCTGTGAATACCTTTGCTGCCATCTCGGGAGCATTTGTTACGTTTGCTTTTGGCGGGTGGGATCAACTGCTGAGCCTACTCGCGGTCGCGATGGCTGTGGATTATATCACAGGTTTGGCAGCGGCGGTTAGAACGGGGACCGGATTGAATAGTAACATTGGGTTCTGGGGGATTGCTCGAAAAGGGCTCATGCTTACCGTTGTTTTGCTTGCCCACCGAATTGACCTGCTTATGGGAACCGATATTATCAAAGGCGGAGCCATTTATTTCTATCTGGTGAATGAACTGATCTCGATCACCGAGAATTATGCCAAAATCGGACTTCCATTGCCAGGAAAGCTCAGACAGGCCATTGCCGTATTGAAGAAGCAGGAAGATCAGGAGTATCTGACAAATCGGGAATGGTCCAAACCGCAGCCAACCACGGACAGCACCAAGCCACAGTCTGAAACAGGACAAACTTGGCAGAATGAATCCACGAAACAGACGGAGGATGGATCTCAAGAGAAATCCGAACCGAAAGGAAACGGTTCGGATTAGTTTTTCATCTCAAGAGAACGTTTCCAAGTATCCTTTCGTAATAGAGAACGTTATGATATATTTTGGATACACGAAAATTCATTCAATTCTACTATTATACTAAACGAGGTGCTTGCTCAGATGATAAAACATATTGTCCTGTTCAAAATGAAAGATCGCTCAGCAGAAAGTATTGAAGCTGCTGCCCAGGTGCTTCGCAATCTGGATGGTAAAATTGATGTTCTGATTTCACTTGAAATCGGGATTGATGTGCTCCGCTCGGACAGATCCTTCGACATTTCACTCACAGCGGAATTTGCGTCACTGGAGGATCTTCAGGCGTATCAGGTGCACCCGCTTCATCAGGAAGTAATCAAGTACATGAACGAAGTCAGAGAACAGTCGATTGCAGTGGACTACGAAATCTAATCTGTCATTCACACTACGTTGAGATAAAGGGGACTCTGCATGAGCGATTTAAGAGACGTTATGGAATTTCTATATATTTTTATTGTGTTTCTGATCGCTTGTCCTGTGATGATATTCTGGCTTAAGCGAAGAGGGAAACGTAACCGATAACTCACTGAACGGGAAGTGAACGAATGTATTATGTGAACAGAGAACAGATTGCCCGCCGGCTTGCTGCTGTACCGGAAGTGGCCGAAGGGCTTCGCCGGGCAGCTCAGGCCTGGGATGGCAGTCTCATGCTGGGGATGGTACAGGAACGTTGTCTTCACCTGGCGATAGAGATTGTTACCGATGTGGGGAGTTATCTGATTGACGGCTTCATCATGAGAGATGCAAGCAGCTATGATGATATTATTCAGATTAATTATGAAGAAAAGGTTTTTGATCATGCGACCTATGAGATTTTGCGTCAGCTTGTCACGTTACGTAAGCCGCTGGTGCAGGATTATTACAGTTGGGAGCGGTCTGAGCTTCATCCGATTAGCATAGAGTTACCGGTTATACTTGAACATTTTACTACTCAGGTTAGCGAGTACGTGGAAAAAGAACTTGGTCCTTTCAATGCGGCACAGCCCGAGGGACAGCGTAAGGAATGAGGGAAATCGCATGACAAATGAATCAAATGAATCAAAAGAATTCAATGAAGTAAATACTGAAAGTAAAGATGCAAATGAAACACCTTCCGGATTCCATCCGGTATATATGGTTGAACTCTTGTTCCGGGAACGTCCGGAGGTGGATCGCCTGCGATTGCAAGAAGCGATGATTCGTCACACAGGACAAGTCAGACTGGATGTGAAGCAAGGTGGCGCAGAACAGGACCATGAAATGCTGGTCTTCTATCATCTGAACCACAAGGTATCTTTCCAGGAAGGAGATATCCCCGCACAGACCTGTATGCTTCCTGTCAACGAAATTGCAGATCGTGCACGCTTTGGCGGGGCTTTACAGCAAGCATGGCATTGGCCGGAGGCAGGACAAGCTGTAGAAGCTGCGCGTTACTCCATTCGGATACATGACATGTTCACAGCAGCCATGCCTCGTAAACAGCGCCTGGAGCTGTTCCAGAAGACTGTACTGGCAATCATGGAGAGCTTGACCTGTGATGCGCTGTATTGGTATGGCAGTGATAAGCTGGTTGAACCGGAAGCATATGCGCAAGCTCAAGAACGCGAGGAACATCTGTATGCGGCCATGAACGTTCGAATGTATCAGGCTGGAGGTACAGAGGAACAGCGTGAGTTGGTCATGGACACAGTAGGATTGTCTGCGCTGGGTGTACCTGATGTACAGTGTCACTTCGTCGGTCTTGATCCGGATACGGTGGCCCAGACCTTGCTGGGTGCAGCGTATTACATATTTGATCAGGGGGATGTTCTGCAGGATGGACAGACACTGGGTTCTTCCGGCGGACGTCGCTGGCGTTGTGAGCATCAGGCGGCACTTATTGCACCAGGACGCTATGTCGTTGATTTGCACCCTGGGGATGAGCATGCAGCGGCTGATCTGGAGCCGGCTCGCCAGACTTGAGTTTATGCGAAAAGCTGAAAAATAAGGGTGCAAAGAGCACGTTCAGATTATTTTTAACATCTGGAGTGTCAAGTCAAGCCTGTGCTGCTTATAATGCATCAACAGAGTAGGCATTCGCCCGGATGGGTGAGCGACAGGCCGTTGCTTCTGATCCGGTACTTAAACGACAGTAAAGGGAGAGATGTGACGTGAAGGATTCTAACAAAAGTTTGTTGTGGGGTGCTCTGATCGGCTCCGTGGTAGGTTCAGTAACGGCATTGTTGCTGGCACCGAAATCAGGACGCGAACTTCGTCAAGATATTACAGAGGGTGCTCGTCAGGTATCGGAGAAGGGTCAGGAACTGGCTGGCAAAGTGGGAGAACAAAGTTCGCAGATCGTATCCAAGGTCAAAGAGACTGCAGATGTCGTGATTCAGGATATTCAATCCTGGCGCAACTGCACTGAAGGCAAAGAAATTCGCATTTCGGCAGCCATTACAGAACCTAATACGGACAATGCAGCAGATGAGTCCGGAATCGATATTGTAGCGAAGCTTCCTGTGGATGAGTCCAAGGACGACAACTAAGCAAAGCTTGGGATTGCAGGCTTTCCTCGATTTAGAGGAGAGCCTGCTTTGTTGTGTGCCCATGCGGAGATGACACAGTGCGCGGGATTTTATTTGAACCCTGCGATGAAATCGGGTAAGATGTAGGTACCTTTTTGCCAGAATGTTCATACGGTAGGAAGAAAGCTCTGGAAACAATCGTTTTGAGAACCAATTCAATGAAGAAGGAAGCGGTGTGTTCGTGCAGCAAGCAATCGCTATATTAGACTCCGGTGTGGGGGGATTGACCGTCGCCAAGGAAGTGATGCGTCAGCTCCCGCGGGAAAAGATCATTTATTTTGGGGATACTGCCCGGACACCGTACGGACCCCGTTCGTCCGAACAAGTGAAACAATTTACGGAACAAATCGTTGATTTCTTGATCCAATTCGATCCGAAGGTTATCGTTATCGCCTGTAACACAGCGACAGCAGCCGCGCTGGATTATATCCGTGCCAAGGTGAATGTGCCTGTCATCGGTGTTATACATCCCGGAGCACGGGCTGCTATCACAGCGACACGTACAGGACGCATTGGTGTGATTGGTACCGTAGGTACCATTGGCAGTGGGGCTTATACATCGGCACTCAAGCAGCTGTCCCCCTATATCGATGTGGTCAGTCAGGCTTGTCCGGCGCTGGTGCCGTTGGTGGAGCAAGGTGAATTTCGTTCCGAGCACACGACACATACGGTGGAGCAATCATTGGATGAGATCAAACAACAGCCAATAGATTGTCTTATTCTGGGTTGTACGCACTATCCTTTTCTCATGGACACCATTCAGGATGTTATGGGACAGGAAGTGAAGCTAATCAGTTCGGCAGATGAAACGGCACGGGAAATCAGTACGATTTTATATGATAAACGAAAGCTGGCCAGTGGGGATGAGACCCCGGTGCATCAATTTTTCTGCACTGGCGATCCACGCATGTTCCAGAATATCACCCGTCGATGGTTGGGAGAGCAGATCTCGAAGACCCCTGTGGTTTGGCAGGTTACGCAATTACCATAGTTATACGCAAAAGTACGCATGAATAGGACTTATAATTAATGTACATTGGCTGTACGACATCCCGGAACTGTGGAGTTCCGGGATTTTTTGTCATGATTCTGCATCGACAGGCAATGAGCATGATTCATGTCACATGACGGACAACCTGGCCTGCATACATATGTTACAGACACGAAAATGGTGAGAACCGGACAGGAGAACGGTCTTTTCCTGTGGAAAGGAGAACAACATGGAACAGCAGTGGATTATCGTTCAGCGGGGAGATACGCTGCCGAGAATTGCGTCAGCACATCATATGACGAAAGAGTTACTTGCTGCACTGAACCCTGAAGCGGCCTCTCAGCCTTACCTTCTGGCAGGTCAGATGCTGCGTATTGTCCCCGGGACAGGTCGCAGGTATGCTGTACCGCCTGGAGAAAGTGTAGTGGGGATTGCAGCGCGCTTTGGTCTGGACGAAGAGGTGTTGCGCCAGGCCAATCCCGAAATCGCCAATATTGCCGACTGGGTTGGGCGCTGTATTCATATTCCGGCTTCGAATGGAAAAACTATTGTAAAGATTCAGGGAGAGTACGGTTATCGAGAATTAATCAACGATATAGACAAACTTGAGAATCAATATCCTTTTATCGAGACGGGTTCAATCGGAACAAGTGTCATGGGCAAGTCACTGCCTTATTTGCGTATCGGGCAAGGACAGAGACATATTCATGTTAACGCTTCCGTTCATGCTAATGAGTGGCTGACAACGGCAGTTCTGATGAAATTTATTGAAGAATATGCCCAGTCATATAGCACGCATAAGGCATGGCATCAATTCCAGACAGAACGATGGATGCAAGAAACAACACTCTGGGCCGTGCCGATGGTTAATCCGGACGGAGTCGAACTGGTTCAGGAAGGTGTGGTCAATCAGCATCCACATGCACAGCAGTTGTTAGCCTGGAATGCCGGCAGATCACATTTTACACATTGGAAGGCCAACATCAGAGGAGTGGATCTGAATGATCAATTTCCCGCCCATTGGGATGAAGAGGCAGCGAGAAGAGGTCTAACCTCACCTGGCCCCCGGGATTATGCAGGAACAGCTCCATTGACAGAACCGGAGGCACAGGCACTTGCGCAGTGGACGCAGCAGCACACCTTCGCTGCGGTTGTCTCTCTTCATAGTCAGGGACAGGAGATCTATTGGAACTACCGTGATCTGGAACCCAGAGAGAGTGCACCGCTGTCGCGCAGACTCGCCAAAGCTTCGGGCTACAAGGCAGTGAAGCTTGGCGGCAGTGATGCCGGATACAAAGACTGGTTTATCCAAGCGTTTGGTAAACCGGGCTTCACGGTGGAAGTTGGATTGGGTGTTAATCCGCTTCCCATAGAACAGTTTGATGATATCTGTATAGAAGTCGGCATGTTGCTGGCTGAACTGTTATCCAATGGGTAATGGAGTTAGGGCTTGCTTATGAAGGTGTGAAACTTAACGGTAGATCATTCGTATAACAGGAACGGACGCTATGAGCGACGTTCCGTTTTTATTTTTTTGAAATCACATACTATGTCATTCGTTCTGAATGGTTTTTGAACGGGTAATAATGGATGTGCCATTTTGGCGACATATATTTATTATTTATTATACGGAGGGATTCAAATGAAGTGGAGAAGACTGCTGTCGTTCAAACGATGGACACAAGTTTTCAAAAGGCTCCCCCGGCTGCTCCGGGCTCCGCAGATTCCTTTGGGAGAAAAGCTGTTGTTTATTATTCCAGCCCTGTTGTACTGGGTACTTCCGGACGTCATGCCGTTTATGCCCATCGATGATATCGGGGTGACGTTGATTCTGATGAACTGGTTTGTAAGCCGTGCGGAACGCAAATATCCTGTGCTTCAGGAAGGGACGCCTTCTTAATTTGTGGGGAAATGGATAGGTTTAACATTGAATTCGCATCAATGTTATTGCGAAGAGCGGTAACTTTCTTTACAATAGATGCTGTAGTTTAAGACTGCTGAAATTGTTGAAACCAGCAATTACAATATAGGAGATGAAGAGAATGAACTGCAAAATTACGCGTAATGCTGCTAAAGTATTGAAGCTTGAATTGGACAAGCCGGAGAACGAAGGAAAAAAACTGCGCGTTGTCATCACCCATGCACATGGTGACCATGCTCACTACGGCCTGGATATCGACACACCAAAAGAAAATGATACGGTTGTATCTACCGATAAAGAGATTGATGTCATTCTCGCGAATGATCAGCCTTTGTTGAACGGTGTTAAAATTGACTACCTCTACTTCCCGGAAGAGGGCTTCGTTATTACGAATCCGTCCCAAGGTAATCACGGCGACCACTAAGGGCGCGAAGAAGGGGAACTCATGGCTAACGATATCCGCGTATGCGAAAAATGTAATCATGTCCGACTGAAATCGATTGTGCCCAAGTTGCAGAAAATGGCTCCAGACACGGAGATCAAAATTGGGTGCAAATCCTATTGCGGTCCTTGCGCGAAACGTGCGTTTGTCTTTATCAACGGTCGGTACATTAGTGCTCCGACAGAAGAAGAAGTGCTCGCCAAAGTCGCAAAGTTCGTGAAGTAACAGGATATAACAAGGTAATTGAACGAAGGGTTCAAACATCCGCAAGGAGGGGCGATGTGCCTCTCCTTTTTTGCGCTTGAGTAATAGTGAACACAAGCTGCGTTAGAATACAGTGCCCTTAATCATTTCATAAATTTCGAAGGTATCTTCTCTAATTTCAATGGCAATGACCGTGGTATCCTTTTTCAGAAAATGTATATGACCCATTCGTTCTTCCTCCAATTCGACCCAACCTGTATCCGCTAGCTTCTGAAAATAATCCATTGGCGGGTATAGTCCTTGCTCACCCCCAATATGTTTCAATTCATACATCACGCCATCTTTAATGTTTCTATTGCCTGAATCAGTTATGACTTTAATGAGCTTTGCATTGCTTGGGACAGGGATGTCTGGGTTTATGGATGAACCTGTATATCCTTTGATCTCGTATGTTTTAGGGGCACAGCCTTGCACCCACATGACTAAAGACAACAAGCAGAGAATTATTATTATTTTTTTCAATTGAATTCCTCCTGACCGGGGATGAGTACTTAATAAACGCAGCAAGACAGGTTAAGGTTACGACAAAAACACAAAAGAGGAATAAGGAAGACTTGTGTTATCCATCCTAAAGGGGTAACAGGAACATGATCATCCCAAGGAGGAATACTCATGCCGAAGCGTTATGATTCCAGTTTGCAGGCTGATACTACTGTATCTCAGGCGCAAAATGCGGTGAACAAGCTTCATTATGCTGTATCTCAGGCCATGTCTCATCCGACGGCACAGACCATTGTACAGGCGGAACGTCGTTTGGCACATACGGAGCAGGCGATGCGTCAAGCAGAGCTTTCGCTCGGAGGACAAGGTGTTGAGTTGGCAGAAGAGATGTTCATCGAGGAGAAGAGACGATTGAATTCCATCCAGAGTCAGCACGGTCAAGGGAATCAATAACGTTCCTGTTCACACCAGAACCCGCAGGGCAGCGATGCTTTGCGGGTTCTTCATGCCTTTTGCAAAAACTCTCGATTGATGGGTCTACTCCGACAGTATGTCGAATGGTCGCTTAAAATTCTGTGAGAAGGTTAATAGAACAAGAGCAGGCAAAATTCCATACGGGAGGTACAGAATGACAAAACATATTACAGATTGTACGATTCTGAACAACGGAGTAACGATGCCATGGCTAGGATTTGGAACATATAAAGCAAAAGGTAAGGAAGTGCAACAGGCGGTCGAGACGGCTTTGGAGGTTGGATATCGCAGTATTGATACCGCGTCCATCTATGGCAATGAGGAAGAAGTAGGACAAGCTATTGCAAGCAGTGGTGTTGCCCGTAACGAACTGTTTGTGACGACCAAGCTTTGGAACGAGGATCAGGGATTTGATTCAACGTTGAGAGCATTTGAAGCGAGTCAGAAAGCACTTGGATTGAATGTAATTGATCTTTACTTAATTCACTGGCCTGGCAGAGACCAGTATAAGGAGACGTGGAGAGCATTCGAACGTCTATATAGCGAAGGAAGCATTCGTGCGATTGGTGTGAGTAACTTTCAAGTACACCATTTGCAAGATATCATAGATGAAGGTGGAACGGTGCCTGCGGTGAATCAGGTAGAGCTGCATCCGGGTCTGATCCAGCAGGAACTTCAGGATTTCTGCGGAGCGCAGGGAATTCAGCTGGAGGCATGGAGTCCTATTATGAAGGGCAAGCTGAACCAAGAGTCGACACTCAAAGCACTAGCCCAGAAATATGGGAAAACACCGGCGCAGATTATTCTGCGTTGGGACATTCAAAATCAGATTGTGACGATTCCGAAGTCGGTTACGCCAGAGCGGATTCGTGAGAATGCGGACATCTTTGACTTTGAATTGTCACCGGATGAGTTGAAGCTGATTGATGCACTGGATTCGGATAAGCGGACGGGACCACATCCGGATCAGCTATTTTGGGATTGAGTGGGTGGCGCTAATTGAATATAATTGTTTGATTAACTACTGGTGGTTGTTCCGGTTACGGAATCGTTCTTTTGATCGCTGTTGTCTCCAAATTTTTTTTTGATTCCTCGTTTCAGAGGATAAAATTTGGAGACAGCTTATGCTTCCGATGCAGCTTTCTTGCAGAAAGCTTTCAGGCGAACGCTTCGCTTCTTCAGAATCGATTCCGTCCCCTCCACAGTAACTGTTCATCAAACACAAATATATACAATGAGCTTGAGTGGTGTGTAGCATATAAAAAAGCAGCAGGATCGGGGATACTCCCCGATCCTGCTGCTTTTGTGTTATTTATTTGAATCGGATGGTGGAACTGCGCAACCGTCATCTGTGCAGACTCCGCTGCCGTCTGTTTCTGTTGTGCTGGATTCAACCATGGTGAAAGGGGAACGCTCGTCCCATGCTTTCTGAATGGCATCCAGGAATACCTCGTCAGGCTGAGCGCCTGATACGGCGAACTTGCGGTCGAATACGAAGAACGGTACACCACGGATGCCCAGTTGCTCACCTTCCGCTTGGTCGGCGCGAACATTGTCCGTGAATTGATCACTCGACAGCACTGCCGCAGCTGCATCACGATCCAGGCCTACTTCTTCTGCTAACTGAGCCAAGACCTCAGGGTCTCCCGAGTGTTTACCTTCAATGAACACAGCTTGGAATATGCGCTCGCTTAGTTCAAGCGCTTTGCCTTGAGTATCCGCCCAGTGTGTCAAGCGGTGAGCTGAGAAAGAATTGGTAGGAATCATGGCATCGATATTGTATTCCAGTCCTGCCGTGCGAGCATTGGCATTCATCTGGGCATTCATGCCTTGGGCCTGCTCCACGCTAATATTATATTTGGAAGCC from Paenibacillus sp. FSL R5-0341 harbors:
- a CDS encoding sn-glycerol-1-phosphate dehydrogenase — protein: MNMNERIAAWNEEAQECNCGHQHRKVDMLIHLEAGAIQRLPGYLSEREYDRVTVVYDRHTLRAAGSDVLSSIREAGIHVDEIALPENRTGDIVADEAAIVQVMLGVNLESQAVIAVGSGTIHDLVRFVCSKMNKPFLSIPTAASVDGFTSAGAPLIVSGVKRTFQAVPPEAIFADMNILEQAPQVMTAAGFGDMLGKYTSLADWIVSRDLGGEPFCPVAYRMTEEALNSCIDHVQAIAEGRAEGVAVLMDALIVSGISMLIIDHSRPASGGEHHLSHILEMDLMQAGDRPVLHGAKVGVACALLTVKYKELAQTSGEPVFGIYDHLPEAAQLIEWLEQVGGPVTIEQLGVTSEMVEHAFTTAHTLRPRYTGLKYINEVLNTR
- a CDS encoding helix-turn-helix transcriptional regulator, encoding MPNQPEQHSIQAWSLINRKYLGKGVRVKRFRKPTRCQIRNRVLLAVLMANDIKLSQLAEDLSISSRSVSAWVYEGRIPGSTNLDKTCQLLGYPRHILFNEEVVRNSPVICQPESSRFMKRTVTRSPVSNRILTGLCMVHDLSVTDVSHWIGVHPGTFRKWLHQGTLPSAAFQEQAEQFFRIPKTILFADVILKDRRNN
- a CDS encoding Dabb family protein, translated to MIKHIVLFKMKDRSAESIEAAAQVLRNLDGKIDVLISLEIGIDVLRSDRSFDISLTAEFASLEDLQAYQVHPLHQEVIKYMNEVREQSIAVDYEI
- a CDS encoding HepT-like ribonuclease domain-containing protein, which codes for MYYVNREQIARRLAAVPEVAEGLRRAAQAWDGSLMLGMVQERCLHLAIEIVTDVGSYLIDGFIMRDASSYDDIIQINYEEKVFDHATYEILRQLVTLRKPLVQDYYSWERSELHPISIELPVILEHFTTQVSEYVEKELGPFNAAQPEGQRKE
- a CDS encoding DUF4261 domain-containing protein is translated as MTNESNESKEFNEVNTESKDANETPSGFHPVYMVELLFRERPEVDRLRLQEAMIRHTGQVRLDVKQGGAEQDHEMLVFYHLNHKVSFQEGDIPAQTCMLPVNEIADRARFGGALQQAWHWPEAGQAVEAARYSIRIHDMFTAAMPRKQRLELFQKTVLAIMESLTCDALYWYGSDKLVEPEAYAQAQEREEHLYAAMNVRMYQAGGTEEQRELVMDTVGLSALGVPDVQCHFVGLDPDTVAQTLLGAAYYIFDQGDVLQDGQTLGSSGGRRWRCEHQAALIAPGRYVVDLHPGDEHAAADLEPARQT
- a CDS encoding YtxH domain-containing protein, translating into MKDSNKSLLWGALIGSVVGSVTALLLAPKSGRELRQDITEGARQVSEKGQELAGKVGEQSSQIVSKVKETADVVIQDIQSWRNCTEGKEIRISAAITEPNTDNAADESGIDIVAKLPVDESKDDN
- the racE gene encoding glutamate racemase; this encodes MQQAIAILDSGVGGLTVAKEVMRQLPREKIIYFGDTARTPYGPRSSEQVKQFTEQIVDFLIQFDPKVIVIACNTATAAALDYIRAKVNVPVIGVIHPGARAAITATRTGRIGVIGTVGTIGSGAYTSALKQLSPYIDVVSQACPALVPLVEQGEFRSEHTTHTVEQSLDEIKQQPIDCLILGCTHYPFLMDTIQDVMGQEVKLISSADETAREISTILYDKRKLASGDETPVHQFFCTGDPRMFQNITRRWLGEQISKTPVVWQVTQLP
- a CDS encoding M14 family metallopeptidase, producing the protein MEQQWIIVQRGDTLPRIASAHHMTKELLAALNPEAASQPYLLAGQMLRIVPGTGRRYAVPPGESVVGIAARFGLDEEVLRQANPEIANIADWVGRCIHIPASNGKTIVKIQGEYGYRELINDIDKLENQYPFIETGSIGTSVMGKSLPYLRIGQGQRHIHVNASVHANEWLTTAVLMKFIEEYAQSYSTHKAWHQFQTERWMQETTLWAVPMVNPDGVELVQEGVVNQHPHAQQLLAWNAGRSHFTHWKANIRGVDLNDQFPAHWDEEAARRGLTSPGPRDYAGTAPLTEPEAQALAQWTQQHTFAAVVSLHSQGQEIYWNYRDLEPRESAPLSRRLAKASGYKAVKLGGSDAGYKDWFIQAFGKPGFTVEVGLGVNPLPIEQFDDICIEVGMLLAELLSNG
- a CDS encoding heme biosynthesis protein HemY, with product MNCKITRNAAKVLKLELDKPENEGKKLRVVITHAHGDHAHYGLDIDTPKENDTVVSTDKEIDVILANDQPLLNGVKIDYLYFPEEGFVITNPSQGNHGDH
- a CDS encoding DUF1450 domain-containing protein, yielding MANDIRVCEKCNHVRLKSIVPKLQKMAPDTEIKIGCKSYCGPCAKRAFVFINGRYISAPTEEEVLAKVAKFVK
- a CDS encoding aldo/keto reductase; translated protein: MTKHITDCTILNNGVTMPWLGFGTYKAKGKEVQQAVETALEVGYRSIDTASIYGNEEEVGQAIASSGVARNELFVTTKLWNEDQGFDSTLRAFEASQKALGLNVIDLYLIHWPGRDQYKETWRAFERLYSEGSIRAIGVSNFQVHHLQDIIDEGGTVPAVNQVELHPGLIQQELQDFCGAQGIQLEAWSPIMKGKLNQESTLKALAQKYGKTPAQIILRWDIQNQIVTIPKSVTPERIRENADIFDFELSPDELKLIDALDSDKRTGPHPDQLFWD
- a CDS encoding DsbA family oxidoreductase, which codes for MNIEIWSDFLCPFCYIGKRRLENVLQQFPHRDEVKLQFKSFELDPNAALNPGKTNTEYLASKYNISVEQAQGMNAQMNANARTAGLEYNIDAMIPTNSFSAHRLTHWADTQGKALELSERIFQAVFIEGKHSGDPEVLAQLAEEVGLDRDAAAAVLSSDQFTDNVRADQAEGEQLGIRGVPFFVFDRKFAVSGAQPDEVFLDAIQKAWDERSPFTMVESSTTETDGSGVCTDDGCAVPPSDSNK